One part of the Streptomyces sp. AM 2-1-1 genome encodes these proteins:
- a CDS encoding CocE/NonD family hydrolase translates to MSGVVARFPKPLAALAGAALAAPLVLAAPAGAAPEPYTVTPLKFTVRAGGHDCTVDADLYRPRGADAAHPAPAVLATNGFAGSKSDGSTDALGRAFAARGYVSLVYSGLGFGRSGCLITLDAPEADGRAASGLVDFLAGTRTADDGTRADFVALDEPGDPRVGMIGGSYGGAVQFATAAVDHRVDALVPLITWNDLGHSLAPDNTVTEDRATPRTPGVFKWQWTNGFYLMGEGQPLLAPSLDPSRFGKPNCLHFTPEACETISFLNSGRYPAEESEAVLAFTHGVSPVSYLHRVEAPTLLVQGQADTLFNLNEATATYDALRAHGTTVKMIWQAWGHSGGGATPGELDLSQGNWETSYVGRRILAWFGRYLLDRTTDTGPAFAYYRDWTSGYGTADALPAASRTLYLSGDGTLREHRSDVVPGSRSYTNRSLPSSHSETSLSGLTGLPDLDPYDTTGTYLDWTSAPLPSALDVVGAPRARLRVISPKAERVQGSGDASDRLVLFVKVYDRAPDGSQELVHRLVAPVRVADVTRPFSVRLPGIVHRFAAGHRLRLVIAGSDTAYYGNRGTKPVTVASTPRETGVLQLPVVRAGTSEKTRAGE, encoded by the coding sequence TCGCGGCCCTCGCCGGAGCGGCACTCGCCGCCCCGCTCGTGCTGGCCGCTCCGGCCGGCGCGGCGCCGGAGCCGTACACCGTCACCCCGTTGAAGTTCACCGTCCGCGCGGGCGGCCACGACTGCACCGTCGACGCCGACCTCTACCGTCCCCGCGGAGCCGACGCCGCGCACCCCGCTCCGGCCGTGCTCGCCACCAACGGCTTCGCCGGCAGCAAGTCGGACGGCTCCACCGACGCCCTCGGCCGGGCTTTCGCCGCCCGGGGATACGTCAGCCTCGTCTACTCCGGCCTCGGGTTCGGCCGGTCCGGCTGCCTGATCACCCTCGACGCCCCCGAGGCCGACGGGAGGGCCGCCTCCGGGCTGGTCGACTTCCTCGCGGGCACCCGGACGGCCGACGACGGCACCCGGGCCGACTTCGTCGCCCTCGACGAACCGGGCGACCCGCGCGTCGGGATGATCGGCGGATCGTACGGCGGGGCCGTCCAGTTCGCCACCGCCGCCGTCGACCACCGCGTCGACGCGCTCGTCCCCCTCATCACCTGGAACGACCTCGGTCACTCCCTCGCCCCCGACAACACCGTCACCGAGGACCGCGCCACCCCCCGCACCCCGGGGGTCTTCAAATGGCAGTGGACCAACGGCTTCTACCTGATGGGGGAGGGGCAACCGCTGCTCGCCCCCAGCCTCGACCCCTCGCGCTTCGGCAAACCGAACTGCCTCCACTTCACCCCCGAGGCCTGCGAGACCATCAGCTTCCTCAACTCCGGCCGCTACCCCGCCGAGGAGTCCGAGGCCGTGCTCGCCTTCACGCACGGCGTCTCCCCGGTCTCCTACCTCCACCGGGTCGAGGCGCCCACGCTCCTGGTGCAGGGCCAGGCGGACACCCTGTTCAACCTGAACGAGGCCACCGCGACGTACGACGCCCTCCGCGCGCACGGCACCACCGTCAAGATGATCTGGCAGGCCTGGGGACACAGCGGGGGAGGCGCCACCCCGGGCGAACTCGACCTCTCGCAGGGCAACTGGGAGACCAGTTACGTCGGTCGCCGCATCCTCGCCTGGTTCGGCCGCTATCTCCTCGACCGCACCACCGACACCGGCCCCGCCTTCGCCTACTACCGCGACTGGACGAGCGGTTACGGCACGGCCGACGCGCTGCCCGCCGCCTCGCGGACCCTGTACCTCTCCGGCGACGGCACCCTGAGGGAGCACCGCTCCGACGTGGTCCCCGGCAGCCGCTCGTACACCAACCGGTCCCTGCCCAGCAGCCATTCGGAGACCTCTCTCTCCGGCCTCACCGGGCTCCCCGACCTCGACCCCTACGACACCACCGGGACCTACCTCGACTGGACCTCCGCCCCGCTGCCCTCCGCACTGGACGTCGTGGGCGCTCCCCGCGCCCGGCTGCGGGTGATCTCGCCGAAGGCGGAGCGGGTCCAGGGGAGCGGAGACGCCTCGGACCGGCTCGTGCTCTTCGTCAAGGTGTACGACCGGGCCCCCGACGGGTCGCAGGAGCTCGTCCACCGACTGGTCGCCCCGGTCCGCGTGGCGGACGTGACGAGGCCCTTCTCCGTACGGCTGCCGGGCATCGTGCACCGGTTCGCCGCGGGTCACCGGCTCCGTCTGGTGATCGCGGGGAGCGACACCGCCTACTACGGCAACCGGGGGACCAAACCGGTCACCGTCGCCAGCACGCCCCGGGAGACCGGAGTGCTGCAGCTGCCCGTGGTCCGGGCCGGTACCTCGGAAAAGACGCGGGCCGGGGAGTGA
- a CDS encoding cellulose-binding domain-containing protein — MPILPPRPLRRLWTAAGAALALALSLFVAVPASGSSTASGCRVDYTADQWTGGYTAQVRITNTGAPLSGWRLTWTYGGDRRVTSAWNATVTQTGRSVSAVNVAWNGALASGGTADFGLQGTWQSADSAPTDFALNGVSCGDGSTPPTTPPPTTPPPTTPPPTTPPTAECGDAAVCEDFEDQTGPAPSGNWRFTAPDCQGTGTAAVDTAVAHSGTRSLRLDGRAGYCNHAFVAATADLSSVGPVLHVRMWVRHTTALPAAHVTFVSMPDSSQGGKALRIGGQNSALQWNRETDDATLPAQSPVGVGQSRPLPTGSWQCLRFAVDTSAPKLDTWLNEEQVPGLHADGVPTQDIDQQWLSRTTPPKPTALRLGWESYGTGDDTLWFDDVVVGSSPVGC, encoded by the coding sequence ATGCCGATTCTCCCCCCGCGACCCCTGCGCAGACTCTGGACGGCTGCCGGTGCCGCTCTCGCGCTGGCCTTGTCCCTCTTCGTCGCGGTGCCCGCCAGCGGTTCCAGTACGGCGTCCGGATGCCGGGTCGACTACACCGCCGACCAATGGACCGGCGGCTACACCGCCCAGGTACGCATCACCAACACCGGTGCTCCGCTCAGCGGGTGGCGGCTGACGTGGACGTACGGCGGCGACCGGCGCGTCACCTCCGCCTGGAACGCGACCGTCACGCAGACCGGCCGCTCCGTGAGCGCCGTCAACGTGGCCTGGAACGGAGCACTGGCCAGCGGCGGTACCGCCGACTTCGGCCTGCAGGGGACCTGGCAGTCGGCCGACTCGGCACCCACGGACTTCGCCCTCAACGGCGTGTCCTGCGGCGACGGCTCCACCCCGCCGACCACCCCGCCCCCCACCACACCGCCTCCCACGACACCGCCTCCCACCACACCGCCCACGGCGGAGTGCGGCGACGCTGCCGTCTGTGAGGACTTCGAGGACCAAACCGGCCCGGCGCCCTCCGGGAACTGGCGGTTCACCGCACCCGACTGCCAGGGCACGGGTACGGCCGCCGTCGACACGGCAGTGGCGCACAGCGGCACGCGGTCACTGCGGTTGGACGGACGGGCCGGTTACTGCAACCACGCCTTCGTGGCCGCCACCGCGGACCTGTCGTCGGTCGGCCCGGTCCTGCACGTCCGCATGTGGGTGCGCCACACCACCGCACTGCCGGCCGCCCACGTCACCTTCGTGTCGATGCCGGACAGTTCCCAGGGTGGCAAGGCGTTGCGGATCGGCGGACAGAACAGCGCCCTGCAGTGGAACCGGGAGACCGACGACGCCACGCTCCCGGCGCAGAGCCCGGTCGGGGTGGGGCAGAGCAGGCCTCTGCCGACGGGCAGCTGGCAGTGCCTGCGGTTCGCGGTCGACACCTCGGCGCCGAAGCTCGACACCTGGCTCAACGAGGAGCAGGTGCCGGGACTGCACGCCGACGGCGTACCGACCCAGGACATCGACCAGCAGTGGCTCTCCCGGACCACTCCCCCGAAGCCCACTGCGCTGCGGCTGGGCTGGGAGAGCTATGGGACGGGCGACGACACCCTGTGGTTCGACGACGTGGTCGTAGGCTCCTCGCCGGTCGGCTGCTGA